In Desulfobacterales bacterium, the genomic stretch TGGATCAGCTGCTCAAGCGAAGTGAGATTGATTATGACATCGTCCGCCAGTTTGGCGGCGGCCCGACGCCCACAGACCCGCGAGTGATCCGGCAGGTGGAGATTGAGACCAAGTATGAGGGCTATATCAATAAACAGTTGAAGGCGATAGCGGAGTTTCAGTCCCTGGAGCACCATAAAATTCCACCGGATTTTAATTATGCGGCCCTTCACGGCCTGTCCAATGAGCTGCGCGAGAAACTCTCAAGCATCAAGCCCTTGTCCCTGGGCCAGGCATCGCGAATTGACGGGATGACGCCGGCGGCTATTTCCATCCTTATGGTGGCGCTTAAATCCCGGGCCACGGGTTGACGGCTTCGCAAAAAGTCCAATATCTTTGTTGCGCTGCATCCCTCGGAATTTCACCTACGAGTCAGTACGCTGCATTCCTCGGGATTTGCGTGCCGCGAACTTGAACTTTTTTCTTTGCCGTCCCGGAAGCGACTGTTTACGAGTCCATCACGGGTTGACATTTCGCAAATGGGTATTAACTTATAAATAACTAAATTCCTTGATTTTATAGCAAATTTTGATTGTAAAGGGGTAGTTCTCTATGGCCCAAAAAGACTATTACGAGATTCTTGGCGTTAGCAAAAATGCGAGCCAGGATGAAATAAAAAAGGCATACCGGAAGCTGGCCCGGAAGTATCATCCGGATCATGCCGGCGGAGACAAGGCCAGTGAGGAGAAGTTTAAGGAGATCAGCGAGGCCTATGCGGTGTTAAGTGACGAGGAAAAGCGAAAACAGTATGACACCTATGGCTCCGAGGATTTCCAGCAGCGATATTCCCAGGAAGATATTTTCCGGGGCTCCAATGTCGAAGACATTCTCCGGGAGTTCGGCTTCGGCGGCGGAACATTTTTTACCAATTTCGGCCGCGGCAAAAAATCCGCCGGTATGGGCGGCGGCCGGTTTTCATTCGATCCGGAGTCGATCTTCGGTTTCGGCGGCGGCGGCCAGCAGGAAACCGCCCGGATGAAAGGCGGGGATGTCGAATCTGAGCTGCCGGTTACCATCCAGGATATTTTTCACGGGGCCACCAAGACGATTTCGCTCACGTCGCCGTCCGGCAGCACTGAGCAGTTGACGGTGAAAATTCCCAAGGGCTGGATTACCGGAAAAAAACTGCGGTTCTCCGGCCGCGGCCAGCCCAGCCCCTATGGCGGACCGGCAGGGGATTTGTACGTCCGGTCAAAGGTGGTCAATGACCCGGTTTATAAACAAAAAGACCATGATTTGTATATTGATCGCGAAATCAAGCTCACAGAGGCGCTTCTGGGAAGCAAAATATCTGTTCCCACGGTGGACGGCAAGCAATTATCCCTAACCATTCCGAAGGGAACACAGCATAAGCAGAAAATGCGGCTTTCCGGCCATGGCCTCCCCCATATGAAGGGGGGCAAGGCCGGTGATCTCTATG encodes the following:
- a CDS encoding J domain-containing protein, with product MAQKDYYEILGVSKNASQDEIKKAYRKLARKYHPDHAGGDKASEEKFKEISEAYAVLSDEEKRKQYDTYGSEDFQQRYSQEDIFRGSNVEDILREFGFGGGTFFTNFGRGKKSAGMGGGRFSFDPESIFGFGGGGQQETARMKGGDVESELPVTIQDIFHGATKTISLTSPSGSTEQLTVKIPKGWITGKKLRFSGRGQPSPYGGPAGDLYVRSKVVNDPVYKQKDHDLYIDREIKLTEALLGSKISVPTVDGKQLSLTIPKGTQHKQKMRLSGHGLPHMKGGKAGDLYVVINIKMPKRLTDKQKELVQQLAETGL